A genomic segment from Nicotiana sylvestris chromosome 1, ASM39365v2, whole genome shotgun sequence encodes:
- the LOC138874523 gene encoding uncharacterized protein has product MGQMFNAVNNAMEMFKAFMANQNERRDEIPPQLNRQNNSKSSRVNEFLKLSPPLFCGTIVNEDLMLWLEGVKKALRTMKAFSDEVIELAAYHLRDVVGAWFEMWEKERDKDDGPPTWEEFEEAFMANFIPEEDREAKATDFEQLKQGNQSVQEYYMEFISLAKHAPHMDKTEK; this is encoded by the coding sequence ATGGGTCAGATGTTTAATGCTGTCAACAATGCTATGGAGATGTTTAAAGCCTTCATGGCCAACCAGAACGAGAGAAGAGATGAGATTCCACCTCAATTAAATAGACAGAACAATTCTAAGTCCTCAAGagtaaatgaatttttaaagctGAGTCCTCCATTGTTCTGTGGTACTATAGTTAATGAAGATCTAATGTTATGGCTGGAGGGTGTCAAGAAAGCCCTCCGAACGATGAAGGCATTTAGTGATGAAGTTATAGAGCTAGCTGCCTACCACCTTAGAGATGTGGTTGGcgcttggtttgagatgtgggaaaaggaaagagATAAAGATGATGGTCCAcctacttgggaagaatttgaagaggccTTCATGGCTAATTTTATACCAGAAGAGGATAGGGAAGCTAAGGCTACAGACTTCGAGCAGCTTAAACAAGGGAATCAAAGTGTGCAAGAGTACTACATGGAATTCATAAGTTTGGCTAAGCATGCTCCTCACATGGACAagacagaaaaataa